DNA from Sphingomonas psychrotolerans:
TCACGATCAAGGCGCTCGAAGACGCCGAGATCGTCCTCGTCGACGCCGAATAACCTGCCTCGTCGGCTTCATTCGCAAGGAGACCTCCATGTCCAAGATCCTCGTCCTCTATTATTCGTCCTACGGCCACCTCGCGAGGATGGCTGACGCAGTTGCCGAGGGCGCACGCAGCGCCGGCGCCGAAGTCGATGTCCGCCGCGTCCCCGAGACCGCGCCCGTCGAAGTCGCCGCGGCTGCCGGTTTCGTCGCCGATCACAGCCATCCGGTGCTGGAGGACGTCAACGAACTGGCCAATTATGACGGCATCGTCGTCGGCGCGCCGACGCGGTACGGCCGGATGTCGAGCCAGATGGCGAGCTTCTGGGATCGCGCCGGCGGCGTCTGGTATCAGGGCGCGCTCAACGGCAAGGTGGGCGGCGCCTTCACCTCGACCGCGTCGCAGCATGGCGGTCAGGAAGCGACCTTGTTCTCGATCATCACCAATCTGCTGCATTTCGGGCTGACCATCGTCGGGCTCGATTACGGCTTCCAGGGCCAGATGGGCGTCGACGAAGTCAAGGGCGGCTCGCCTTACGGCGCGACGACGATCGCCGACGGCGACGGCAGCCGCCTGCCGAGCGCAGTCGAACTCGACGGCGCGCGCTACCAGGGCCGCCGCATCGCTGAGCTGGCCAACAAGATCGCGGCGCCCTCCCCCGCCCGCGAGACCGAGACCGCGTAAAGCCCCCTCCCCCCGCGGTCTCGACGGAGCGGCGGCCAGGCGAAAGCCCGGCCGCCGCTTTCCGTTTGGGCGGACTGGTCTATATGCAGCCGCATGTTCAAAGACCGCGTACTCTTCATCGACGGCGAAGCGATCGTGATCGACAAGCCCGCGGGCCTGCCGGTCGATCGCCCGCGCGACCGCTCCGAGAGCCTCGAGGACATGCTCGGCCAGCTCACCTTCGGCTTCCAGCGCCTGCCGCTCCCTGTGCATCGGCTCGATCGCGACACCAGCGGGTGCCTGCTGCTCGCGCGCAACCCCAAGGCACACAAGCGTTTCGGTCAGGCGTTCGAGGCGGGGACTGTCACCAAGCGCTATCTCGCGATCCTCGACGGCGAGCCCGCGGACGATAGCGGCGAGATCGACTTGCCGCTGATCAAGGTCTCCACCGAAGAAACCGGCTGGCGGATGACCGGCGACCCTGGCGGCAAGTCCGCGCGCACTCGCTGGGAAGTGGTCGAGCGCATCGGTGGCAAGGCGATGCTCGCTTTCTTTCCCGAGACCGGCCGCACCCACCAGATCCGGGTCCACGCCGCCGAAGGGCTCGGCCTGCCGATCCTCGGCGACCCGGTCTATGGCAAAGGCGGCCCCGCCGTGATGCTCCATGCCGCTGCCTTGATCGTCCCGCGCGAGGGAAAGCCCGACATCGAGGCGGAAGCGCCTTTGCCGGCGCGCTTCGGCAATATCGG
Protein-coding regions in this window:
- the wrbA gene encoding NAD(P)H:quinone oxidoreductase produces the protein MSKILVLYYSSYGHLARMADAVAEGARSAGAEVDVRRVPETAPVEVAAAAGFVADHSHPVLEDVNELANYDGIVVGAPTRYGRMSSQMASFWDRAGGVWYQGALNGKVGGAFTSTASQHGGQEATLFSIITNLLHFGLTIVGLDYGFQGQMGVDEVKGGSPYGATTIADGDGSRLPSAVELDGARYQGRRIAELANKIAAPSPARETETA
- a CDS encoding RluA family pseudouridine synthase, encoding MFKDRVLFIDGEAIVIDKPAGLPVDRPRDRSESLEDMLGQLTFGFQRLPLPVHRLDRDTSGCLLLARNPKAHKRFGQAFEAGTVTKRYLAILDGEPADDSGEIDLPLIKVSTEETGWRMTGDPGGKSARTRWEVVERIGGKAMLAFFPETGRTHQIRVHAAEGLGLPILGDPVYGKGGPAVMLHAAALIVPREGKPDIEAEAPLPARFGNIGFGRD